In Calothrix sp. PCC 7507, one DNA window encodes the following:
- a CDS encoding dynamin family protein codes for MESSNRYFSYDFTYLRQEFLEILDNFSEELRLEKFQHALGKRLIRQIQTQINQIRTRLDADFVLVIIGDFKRGKSTLINALLGESVVTTDVTPETVTINHIQYGSEAKISVCLTDGGQFQLEKEELKSEELELVLANSPQPVSHLRIETPHEWLRGIRLVDTPGTGDILKRFDRQVHTYLLQADAVIFVVSALAPFAENELAFLQMSVIPQDFPKVFFVLNMMDNIRTEQEAVRLFNSNYQKISRLFPNPQLFSISAFDEFCRLQSLSRPNLDAKVRLETSFNEFRTSLEQAIHLQRDLIQLDRASDHTEQVFQEFEDSLLLLNNAMQVDQERLNLVINQCEDPSSELFSKTAQHIKVMKDEINQIGEQTCEWMNQFMERLENEAIAKIQKEPIDVIKRHFQFFLTNSLREAISKCLNVHKNAILEISQQAQKIISTDFQILTNVSEVVDNIDAKNLTAHEYSWIDSDIFEILSECDISTFIADLIIKQMQDLGSSRQSTNYQQKLQIAWPNFKVAIIQEIRLIYHNIAVKIAQQIEINYRQDIETSLSAMQQAQKVCTQEAQTITATHEALQTALSILHQARQRLQALKQKLSSEEMLETISTG; via the coding sequence ATGGAATCATCAAATAGATATTTCAGTTATGACTTTACCTATTTACGTCAAGAGTTTCTAGAAATTCTCGATAATTTCTCAGAAGAATTACGCTTGGAAAAATTTCAACATGCTTTAGGTAAAAGATTAATCAGACAAATACAAACTCAAATCAACCAGATACGAACTCGTTTAGATGCAGATTTTGTTCTCGTGATCATCGGTGACTTCAAGCGGGGAAAATCAACACTCATCAACGCCTTATTAGGAGAATCTGTTGTCACCACAGATGTGACACCAGAAACAGTCACAATTAATCATATCCAATATGGTTCAGAAGCAAAAATTAGTGTTTGTTTGACTGATGGTGGACAATTTCAGTTAGAAAAAGAGGAGTTAAAATCAGAGGAACTTGAGCTAGTTTTAGCAAATTCACCTCAGCCAGTTAGTCATTTGCGAATTGAAACCCCTCATGAATGGTTGCGAGGGATACGTCTTGTGGATACTCCTGGAACTGGGGATATTTTGAAGCGTTTTGATCGCCAGGTTCACACTTATCTTTTACAAGCTGATGCAGTCATATTTGTAGTGTCGGCTCTAGCACCGTTTGCAGAAAATGAGCTAGCATTTCTGCAAATGTCCGTGATTCCCCAAGATTTTCCTAAAGTCTTTTTTGTGCTGAATATGATGGATAATATCCGCACAGAACAAGAAGCAGTTAGATTATTCAATAGTAATTATCAAAAGATTAGTCGTCTATTCCCTAATCCCCAACTTTTTAGTATCAGTGCTTTTGATGAGTTTTGTCGTCTCCAGTCATTATCTAGACCCAATCTTGATGCAAAGGTAAGATTAGAAACATCCTTTAATGAATTTCGCACATCTTTAGAACAAGCTATCCATCTACAGCGCGATTTGATTCAACTTGACCGAGCTAGTGACCATACAGAGCAAGTATTTCAGGAGTTTGAGGATAGTTTGTTGCTGCTAAATAATGCTATGCAAGTAGATCAAGAACGTTTAAATCTAGTTATTAATCAATGCGAAGATCCGAGTTCAGAATTATTTAGCAAAACTGCACAACATATCAAGGTAATGAAAGATGAAATTAATCAAATTGGTGAACAAACTTGTGAGTGGATGAATCAGTTTATGGAACGCCTAGAAAATGAAGCTATTGCTAAAATTCAGAAAGAACCAATAGATGTGATTAAACGTCATTTTCAGTTCTTTTTGACAAACTCCCTCAGAGAAGCTATTAGTAAGTGTTTAAACGTTCATAAAAATGCTATTTTAGAAATTTCCCAGCAAGCCCAGAAAATAATTTCTACAGATTTTCAAATCTTAACCAATGTTAGTGAAGTTGTAGATAATATCGACGCTAAAAATTTAACTGCTCATGAGTATTCTTGGATAGATAGCGATATTTTTGAAATTTTATCAGAGTGCGATATATCTACGTTTATTGCTGACTTAATTATTAAGCAAATGCAAGATTTAGGTTCATCGAGGCAGAGTACTAATTACCAACAGAAACTCCAAATAGCTTGGCCAAATTTTAAAGTAGCTATTATCCAAGAAATTCGGTTAATTTATCATAATATTGCTGTGAAAATTGCCCAGCAAATTGAAATTAATTATCGTCAAGATATTGAAACTTCACTTTCAGCAATGCAGCAAGCACAAAAAGTATGCACTCAAGAAGCGCAAACAATTACTGCAACTCATGAAGCGTTGCAAACAGCATTATCAATTTTGCATCAAGCTCGTCAGCGACTTCAAGCTTTGAAGCAAAAACTTAGCTCTGAAGAGATGCTTGAGACTATTTCTACAGGCTAA
- a CDS encoding M48 family metallopeptidase, whose protein sequence is MQNPSVTNPTATIDLNFSHYLEVRDRQLNRHIIRGVPDYSFSLDQKLREQLIAMGPARAIAKALVSWAVPIMQQLHTLESIAVGPQQYPTIYALGEDCAQRLGIGVPQIFIQHSSDADAYTFAMDDVAPIIVLSSEIVESFTLEELKFVIGHECGHIHNLHGVYNTVSEIMTNKLAEEILQAVPTHGLLEMFIQGGLTIFFKRWSRYAEITCDRAGLICCGDVKAAESAFIKLVTGGGTALQNINIEAYRQQMSKNLSAPIRLIELLKTHPLIPKRIDALHLFANCDIFHSWRPEAKTPDARSKQETDNLCEQVMRVMPKGY, encoded by the coding sequence ATGCAAAATCCATCAGTTACCAATCCCACAGCCACTATTGACCTGAATTTTAGTCATTATTTAGAAGTACGCGATCGCCAATTAAATCGTCATATCATACGTGGTGTTCCTGACTATAGCTTTTCTTTAGATCAAAAACTGCGCGAGCAACTCATAGCAATGGGGCCAGCTAGAGCCATAGCTAAGGCTTTGGTTAGTTGGGCTGTGCCGATTATGCAGCAATTACACACGCTAGAAAGTATTGCTGTGGGGCCGCAGCAATACCCTACTATCTATGCGCTTGGTGAAGATTGCGCCCAGCGGTTGGGTATTGGTGTCCCACAGATTTTTATTCAGCATAGTTCTGATGCTGATGCTTACACTTTTGCTATGGATGATGTCGCCCCAATTATTGTCCTCTCTAGTGAAATAGTCGAATCTTTTACTTTAGAAGAACTCAAATTCGTCATTGGCCATGAATGTGGACATATTCACAACTTACACGGTGTTTATAACACTGTGAGTGAAATTATGACGAATAAACTAGCGGAAGAAATTTTACAAGCAGTTCCCACTCATGGATTATTAGAAATGTTTATTCAAGGTGGACTGACAATATTTTTTAAACGCTGGAGTCGATATGCAGAAATTACGTGCGATCGCGCCGGATTAATTTGCTGTGGCGATGTGAAGGCAGCAGAATCAGCATTCATCAAACTGGTAACTGGTGGGGGAACTGCCTTACAGAATATTAACATTGAAGCATACCGCCAACAAATGAGTAAAAATTTATCGGCTCCCATCAGATTAATAGAACTTTTGAAAACTCATCCCCTGATTCCTAAACGTATTGACGCGCTCCACTTGTTTGCTAACTGTGATATTTTCCATTCTTGGCGTCCAGAAGCAAAAACACCAGATGCGCGCAGCAAACAAGAAACTGATAATTTATGCGAACAAGTTATGCGTGTAATGCCTAAAGGATACTAA
- a CDS encoding dynamin family protein — protein sequence MEAENIQNPPLVSLTDYNKLANNLVLDLKRLRSFSEKLNIQKSLASIDDVLEKIENKTFWVAVVGEFKRGKSTFINALLGQEILPSDIEPCSATLNRVTYSLNSYVEVEFKDGRKEKVEIEKLSEYVTKLTPESEATAANVKEAVVYYPANYCKNNVDIIDTPGLNDDPSMTGVTLSVLPKVDAAILVIMAQSPVSEVERDFLENKLLTNDLGRVIFVVTGIDRCNRPGDAEKVVAGVQRRIEEYVLERAAQQWGEDSAEYEVYRKKIGKPKVFGLSAYQALEAKNNHDDELLAKSRFVEFEKALEEFLVKERGAIELQVPLNRAIASSGEILSTINIQENALKMKLEDFEKTYETSIQEIAELRQRKKEEMELIDRAAENVRYNVRPLLNKLEEELKQTAKQVIDSTTITPKEVSNKKTLAKKLGDKVSSSLQSAGQKLADKVQTEIQQGLTQEIDRLKDFANSVVTVLSRIEMQFVDVEADASRRRSSGGEAIAAALAVFTGFGGIWSGFKTAGVGGALVGAAGSVGTLFGAGLLVGLIGLPITWPVVIAASVVSVFTGGWLTRAVFGGEQVEAFRENYKEAILKEIEKNLKSNPINQKVEEQISASFNQLKKTLSEEVEALLDNTQNTLTELNRKRQRNEALTEAESKELDEMRAETEKILGSAQRRSKELVEIMSV from the coding sequence ATGGAAGCTGAAAATATCCAAAATCCACCGCTTGTCTCACTCACGGATTACAACAAGTTAGCTAATAACTTAGTGCTTGATTTGAAAAGACTTCGCTCTTTTTCTGAAAAATTGAATATTCAAAAATCACTGGCATCAATTGATGATGTTTTGGAAAAGATTGAGAATAAAACTTTTTGGGTTGCAGTTGTTGGAGAATTTAAGCGTGGTAAGAGTACATTTATTAATGCCTTGTTAGGTCAAGAAATTTTGCCCTCAGATATTGAACCTTGTTCTGCTACTCTCAATCGGGTTACTTATAGTTTGAATTCCTATGTAGAAGTGGAATTTAAAGATGGTCGTAAAGAGAAAGTGGAGATTGAAAAACTTAGTGAATATGTCACGAAGTTAACACCAGAATCTGAAGCAACGGCGGCGAATGTGAAAGAAGCTGTTGTTTATTACCCGGCTAATTATTGCAAAAACAATGTCGATATCATCGACACTCCAGGATTAAACGATGACCCTAGTATGACTGGTGTGACTCTTTCAGTTTTACCAAAAGTTGATGCTGCTATTTTGGTAATTATGGCACAATCACCTGTATCGGAAGTAGAAAGAGATTTTTTAGAGAATAAATTATTAACTAATGACTTAGGTCGAGTCATTTTTGTAGTTACAGGAATTGACCGTTGTAATCGACCTGGGGATGCTGAAAAAGTTGTTGCTGGGGTGCAAAGACGGATAGAAGAGTATGTGTTAGAACGAGCAGCACAACAGTGGGGTGAAGATTCGGCAGAATATGAAGTCTATCGTAAAAAGATTGGAAAACCAAAGGTTTTTGGGCTTTCGGCTTATCAAGCTTTAGAAGCCAAAAATAACCATGATGACGAATTGCTGGCTAAAAGTCGGTTTGTAGAATTTGAAAAAGCTTTAGAAGAGTTTTTGGTTAAAGAACGGGGTGCGATTGAATTGCAAGTACCTCTGAATCGGGCGATCGCTTCATCTGGAGAAATATTATCAACAATTAATATTCAAGAGAATGCTCTGAAAATGAAGCTAGAGGATTTTGAGAAAACCTACGAAACTTCTATTCAAGAAATTGCTGAGTTGCGCCAGAGAAAAAAAGAGGAAATGGAGCTTATTGATCGGGCGGCTGAAAATGTTAGGTACAACGTCAGACCTCTGCTAAATAAGCTAGAAGAAGAGTTAAAACAAACAGCAAAACAAGTTATTGATTCAACCACTATCACCCCCAAAGAAGTAAGTAATAAGAAGACTCTGGCTAAAAAACTGGGTGATAAAGTTTCTAGTAGCTTGCAAAGCGCTGGACAAAAGCTAGCAGATAAAGTGCAAACGGAAATTCAACAGGGATTGACACAAGAAATAGACCGATTAAAAGATTTTGCTAACTCTGTAGTTACAGTCTTAAGTCGTATCGAAATGCAATTTGTGGATGTTGAAGCTGATGCTAGCCGCAGAAGAAGCTCAGGTGGAGAAGCGATCGCCGCAGCTTTGGCGGTGTTTACAGGATTTGGTGGTATCTGGTCAGGTTTTAAGACAGCCGGCGTTGGTGGTGCATTAGTTGGCGCAGCTGGTAGCGTTGGGACATTGTTTGGTGCTGGTTTATTAGTTGGTTTAATTGGACTTCCTATTACTTGGCCGGTTGTGATTGCTGCTAGTGTTGTATCTGTGTTCACAGGTGGTTGGCTGACTAGAGCAGTGTTTGGTGGTGAGCAAGTAGAAGCTTTTAGGGAAAATTATAAGGAAGCAATACTGAAAGAAATTGAAAAAAACCTGAAATCTAATCCCATCAACCAAAAGGTTGAGGAGCAAATTTCTGCAAGTTTCAACCAATTGAAAAAAACACTAAGTGAAGAGGTTGAGGCGTTGCTGGATAATACCCAAAATACTCTCACTGAATTGAACCGTAAACGCCAACGAAATGAGGCTCTCACTGAAGCCGAAAGTAAGGAATTGGATGAGATGCGTGCAGAAACAGAGAAAATTCTGGGTAGCGCACAGAGACGCTCGAAAGAACTTGTGGAAATCATGAGTGTTTAA